From the Trifolium pratense cultivar HEN17-A07 linkage group LG4, ARS_RC_1.1, whole genome shotgun sequence genome, the window ATAGTGAAAAACATTCTGTCGAGTGGCTTTGGAATTAACAGAAACCAGCAGCACAGCTAGACAACCATCATCAGTACCATCTACCGACTACAGACAGCTAAAAACATTGCAAACCCGACCCAAGCAAAAAGGGCAGCACCGGTGTGCTACAGAAATTTCTTAATTCTTCAAAACAATCACGGAAACACATTCATATTAAAGACGGATCAGCAACCACATCACAGCTACAGTCATGAAGCAGTGTTATACAACAAACAATCATCTCACTACAGCATTTAGCAGATACTATAAACTTGAAAAGTGAATGTTAAATAAGTAGTATTCAGAAAATACCCTAAAAACGTAACCTGTGTTCCATTAGAAAAGCAGTAAAATAGAAAAGCACTACAAACGACTTGCGCTAGACACCTGTGTTAAATTCTATTTCAATTACTTGTCTCACAAGTCACTGCTGAAGTTTTCTTGAACCAACTACTTACTATTATCCTTTGAAATTCAATTGCATTCCACTTTAGTGTTTGATGAATACTGGTTAGCAACTCGGCTACAACTTAAATCTAACATACAAtggaaatatttaaaattaggaTTACATTGTAATTTCACATATTCATTCTCAGTAACACAGTTAGCAACATGtaaactaaatattttttacaccaTCTTGCCAATAATCCATCATAATTTCTCACCAACATGCTTCTTTGTGCAATCATCTAAGTTTAAAGATACTCCTAGTCCCAGCATTACAATTCCCCAAGTTGCCGGTAGGTTTCTAGATTTCTAATATTCTACATAGCTTCATAATCCAAAAAGCAAAAACATCCCATGGAAGCAATTAAACACAGAATACATAAGTGCCTATTACTATTTAGAACAATTCATGTAAATTATCAAATACCAAAACAACATATTACATACAAAATCAAGTATTATTCACCGTCACGGGAGATAGGATGCATAAGTCGTTAATCACAATAGTCAACCGCGCGAAACATTGTGACTTTTAGCACAACAGGCTTCTTCTTGATCAGCTCAAACACACAATAATCTCCATGTGATAGGTTGTTGTCACTTTCAAATTTAGCAAACCCCTTCGATATTAGCATTGATGATGATCTGGAATCATGCACTATGCACAAAACTTCCCACTGCTCCCCATGAGAATTTTGGAGTTTTATAGGAACATTTAGCTTCAGATACTTTTGAGCAAAATCAGAGGGAACATACTGCACAATGGATAAAAGATCAATTTAAATGGTAACATAAATAACTCAACATTTACTTTAAGGTAAAATCCTCACCACATATTTTCTGATAGTAATTTTGGAACAAAAATAAGGATTATTTGTGTTGAATTCCTTGGCAGCGTCCTCTGCTCTTGTCGAAGCATCTGTAGACATACTTTTGACCTTTTTCCCAGGACTCTCACTTGTTTCAACCTTTGACCTTTTCCTAGGACTAGGATACTTTGTTTTTGGTTCTCCATTTGAACTTGGTGTTTTGAAAGGATAGCAAATTTCAACAGAAGTTGCATCAAATATAATAACACTAAACTTTGAATTCCCTTCATATTTGAAAGACAGATAGCAACCATATCCTATAGAATAGTATTCTACAAACTCTTGCCATTTGTTGCAAAAGAAAACATTCTCGTCGCATTTCTTCAATTCCATTTCCCAAACACAACCATCTGGAACAGTAACTGTAGCAACATTCTTAAGTTCATTCCCAAATCTTGTTATAAACTCATCTGGAATTCTCTGCACTTAGTGATGACAAACCATCTGTTATACTATAGTACCAAATTTCAAAAGAGGGTTGACATGCTTTTGAGATTTTATAACGTAATAAGTTAGCTCTCATAAATAAAGGGTTGCGACTAGTGCCTGTTTGGATTCACATTTGTGAGAGGCAAAAATGATTTCAGATACATAAACacgtcaaaataaattttattttgactaagGTGGGATACACCTTATTTTGTGGATGGCTGGATGGGATAACTTCAGTTGTACTAAGgcgtacgtgggccggattgggttggatttggccaaaaccaaaatcCGAGCCACATAGGGTATTTCGGATTGAGTCTAGTAAAATAACCGCATATTATAACATTGGgtcgggttgg encodes:
- the LOC123922445 gene encoding B3 domain-containing transcription factor VRN1-like, which gives rise to MDLNQGNMNQCTHWYKRIPDEFITRFGNELKNVATVTVPDGCVWEMELKKCDENVFFCNKWQEFVEYYSIGYGCYLSFKYEGNSKFSVIIFDATSVEICYPFKTPSSNGEPKTKYPSPRKRSKVETSESPGKKVKSMSTDASTRAEDAAKEFNTNNPYFCSKITIRKYVYVPSDFAQKYLKLNVPIKLQNSHGEQWEVLCIVHDSRSSSMLISKGFAKFESDNNLSHGDYCVFELIKKKPVVLKVTMFRAVDYCD